From one Lycium barbarum isolate Lr01 chromosome 6, ASM1917538v2, whole genome shotgun sequence genomic stretch:
- the LOC132598590 gene encoding uncharacterized protein LOC132598590 isoform X3 has translation MAESETLDSSAHPPQDNPTVNEDQDMVDAHKSTDLSDSGSDSESDSEDEAQQNAQIQALETDLLNNPSNYDSHVQYIKALRKQGDIEKLRQAREAMSAIFPLSSEMWQEWIKDETSLCSGPDALPAIEKLFERGVSDYLSVALWCDYLSFVQEHDQSVSTLSAAGISKARNLFERALVAAGLHVAEGSKIWELYREFEQAIFLTIDETDADSREKQVQRIRNLFHRQLSVPLADLSSTLITYKAWEAEQGAHLDVDSSNLDGLSPHVASSYQKALDMMNARTHLENQISHKVAPESERLQHYMAYLKFEQSLGDPARIQILYERAVAEFPISSELWLDYTHYMDKTLKTSSLVRDIYKRAARNCPWVGEMWVRYLLCLERGRASEDELSAVFEKSLQCTFSSFEEYLDVFLTRVDGLRRRLSSLASGADSRDYIIIRETFQRASDYLSPHLKNTESFLRMYRYWARLESTLGKDLVAARGVWESLLKISGSVLEMWLGYITMETEMGNINEARSLFKRCYSKRFPGTGSEDICNSWIRFEREYGALDDFDLAVKKVTPRLEELQLFKLQEAKNVSVSADDRDNSSRKNVREKRKPASNLSEEQSPAKRQKDKAKNVKIISEDSKDQAKGTGKVKNTKPDVAASKPASGIKNENKVVSSGKPQQYNDQCTAFVSNLNLKANYDDLRRFFSDVGGVVAIRILNDKFTGKSRGLAYVDFSDDEHLAAAVAKNKQTLLGKRVSIAKSDPKGRKKGSAAQGASSRQSTVCFNCFHR, from the exons ATGGCGGAAAGTGAAACCCTAGATTCCTCTGCACATCCACCTCAAGACAATCCTACCGTAAACGAGGACCAAGACATGGTTGACGCCCATAAATCCACTGACCTTTCGGATTCGGGTTCCGACTCCGAATCCGATTCAGAAGACGAGGCACAGCAGAATGCACAAATTCAAGCCCTAGAAACTGACCTCTTAAATAACCCTTCCAATTACGACTCTCATGTTCAA TACATAAAAGCTTTAAGGAAACAAGGAGATATCGAGAAGCTTAGACAAGCAAGGGAAGCCATGAGTGCTATTTTTCCTTTGAGTTCAGAGATGTGGCAGGAGTGGATAAAAGACGAGACCTCTCTTTGTTCAGG ACCTGATGCCCTCCCTGCAATTGAGAAGCTATTTGAACGTGGGGTGTCTGACTATCTG TCTGTTGCTTTGTGGTGCGACTACTTAAGTTTTGTTCAAGAGCATGACCAATCAGTCAGTACACTTTCTGCAGCTGGAATTTCGaaggcaagaaatctctttgAGCGTGCCCTTGTTGCTGCTGGTCTGCATGTTGCTGAAGGCAGCAAGATATGGGAATTATATAGGGAATTTGAACAAGCTATTTTCCTCACTATTGATGAAACTGATGCAGAC TCAAGAGAGAAGCAGGTCCAGCGAATTAGGAATTTATTCCATCGCCAGTTGTCTGTCCCTCTTGCTGATCTAAGTTCAACTCTCATCACATACAAGGCTTGGGAAGCAGAACAGGGAGCGCATCTTGATGTAGACTCCAGTAACTTGGATGGGCTTTCGCCACATGTTGCCTCCTCATATCAAAAGGCCCTCGACATGATGAATGCTAGGACTCATCTTGAGAATCAAATATCTCATAAAGTTGCACCTGAATCAGAAAGGCTTCAACACTATATG GCTTACTTAAAATTTGAGCAGTCGTTGGGGGATCCTGCGAGGATACAGATCTTATATGAGCGTGCTGTAGCTGAGTTTCCTATATCTAGTGAACTCTGGCTTGATTATACTCACTACATGGATAAAACCTTGAAG ACCTCCAGTCTTGTTCGGGACATTTACAAAAGGGCGGCGAGGAACTGTCCCTGGGTTGGAGAAATGTGGGTGCGATACTTGCTGTGTCTTGAACGCGGTCGTGCTTCTGAGGACGAACTATCTGCA GTTTTCGAGAAGTCCTTACAGTGCACTTTCTCAAGCTTTGAAGAG TATCTTGATGTATTTCTCACGAGAGTTGATGGGTTAAGGCGGAGGTTGTCTTCATTGGCGTCTGGAGCTGACAGCAGAGATTATATAATTATACGGGAAACTTTTCAG CGTGCATCAGATTATTTGTCTCCACATCTGAAGAATACAGAGAGTTTTTTGCGGATGTATAGATATTGGGCCCGCTTAGAATCAACTCTGGGGAAAGATCTAGTTGCAGCTCGTGGTGTCTGGGAGAGCCTGCTTAAAATCAG TGGATCTGTGCTAGAGATGTGGCTAGGGTACATAACCATGGAAACTGAGATGGGTAATATTAATGAAGCCCGATCCCTCTTTAAGAGATGCTACAGTAAACGGTTCCCTGGGACTGGCTCGGAG GACATATGCAATTCGTGGATTCGTTTCGAGAGAGAGTATGGTGCACTTGACGACTTTGATCTTGCCGTTAAAAAG GTCACTCCTCGCCTTGAAGAGCTGCAGTTATTCAAGCTACAAGAAGCTAAGAACGTCAGTGTGTCAGCAGATGATAGAGACAATTCTTCGAGGAAAAATGTGCGTGAAAAGAGGAAGCCAGCATCAAATTTAAGTGAAGAACAATCTCCTGCTAAACGTCAGAAAGATAAAGCTAAGAATGTCAAAATCATTTCTGAAGATAGTAAAGACCAAGCAAAAGGCACAGGCAAGGTAAAAAATACAAAACCAGATGTGGCTGCGAGCAAACCAGCGAGTGGAATCAAAAATGAAAACAAAGTTGTCTCTTCTGGCAAACCTCAGCAGTACAATGACCAGTGTACTGCATTTGTATCTAACCTTAACCTCAAG GCAAACTATGATGACTTACGTAGATTCTTCAGCGATGTTGGAGGAGTGGTTGCTATACGAATATTAAATGACAAGTTCACTGGAAAGTCAAGG GGATTGGCTTATGTGGATTTCTCGGATGACGAACACCTGGCGGCAGCTGTGGCAAAAAACAAGCAGACATTGCTTGGGAAGAGAGTGAGCATTGCTAAGTCAGATCCCAAGGGCAGAAAGAAAGGAAGTGCTGCTCAGGGTGCGTCTTCAAGACAAAGTACGGTTTGCTTCAATTGTTTTCACAG GTGA
- the LOC132598590 gene encoding uncharacterized protein LOC132598590 isoform X2, producing MAESETLDSSAHPPQDNPTVNEDQDMVDAHKSTDLSDSGSDSESDSEDEAQQNAQIQALETDLLNNPSNYDSHVQYIKALRKQGDIEKLRQAREAMSAIFPLSSEMWQEWIKDETSLCSGPDALPAIEKLFERGVSDYLSVALWCDYLSFVQEHDQSVSTLSAAGISKARNLFERALVAAGLHVAEGSKIWELYREFEQAIFLTIDETDADSREKQVQRIRNLFHRQLSVPLADLSSTLITYKAWEAEQGAHLDVDSSNLDGLSPHVASSYQKALDMMNARTHLENQISHKVAPESERLQHYMAYLKFEQSLGDPARIQILYERAVAEFPISSELWLDYTHYMDKTLKTSSLVRDIYKRAARNCPWVGEMWVRYLLCLERGRASEDELSAYLDVFLTRVDGLRRRLSSLASGADSRDYIIIRETFQRASDYLSPHLKNTESFLRMYRYWARLESTLGKDLVAARGVWESLLKISGSVLEMWLGYITMETEMGNINEARSLFKRCYSKRFPGTGSEDICNSWIRFEREYGALDDFDLAVKKVTPRLEELQLFKLQEAKNVSVSADDRDNSSRKNVREKRKPASNLSEEQSPAKRQKDKAKNVKIISEDSKDQAKGTGKVKNTKPDVAASKPASGIKNENKVVSSGKPQQYNDQCTAFVSNLNLKANYDDLRRFFSDVGGVVAIRILNDKFTGKSRGLAYVDFSDDEHLAAAVAKNKQTLLGKRVSIAKSDPKGRKKGSAAQGASSRQSDGANQTTENSEAGAKDSAEGSEGKGLQPPSYRRASNIQLKGKNTFAMPRAVRPLGGVDKDKTKTKETDAVEDENPKSNDEFRKMFIKS from the exons ATGGCGGAAAGTGAAACCCTAGATTCCTCTGCACATCCACCTCAAGACAATCCTACCGTAAACGAGGACCAAGACATGGTTGACGCCCATAAATCCACTGACCTTTCGGATTCGGGTTCCGACTCCGAATCCGATTCAGAAGACGAGGCACAGCAGAATGCACAAATTCAAGCCCTAGAAACTGACCTCTTAAATAACCCTTCCAATTACGACTCTCATGTTCAA TACATAAAAGCTTTAAGGAAACAAGGAGATATCGAGAAGCTTAGACAAGCAAGGGAAGCCATGAGTGCTATTTTTCCTTTGAGTTCAGAGATGTGGCAGGAGTGGATAAAAGACGAGACCTCTCTTTGTTCAGG ACCTGATGCCCTCCCTGCAATTGAGAAGCTATTTGAACGTGGGGTGTCTGACTATCTG TCTGTTGCTTTGTGGTGCGACTACTTAAGTTTTGTTCAAGAGCATGACCAATCAGTCAGTACACTTTCTGCAGCTGGAATTTCGaaggcaagaaatctctttgAGCGTGCCCTTGTTGCTGCTGGTCTGCATGTTGCTGAAGGCAGCAAGATATGGGAATTATATAGGGAATTTGAACAAGCTATTTTCCTCACTATTGATGAAACTGATGCAGAC TCAAGAGAGAAGCAGGTCCAGCGAATTAGGAATTTATTCCATCGCCAGTTGTCTGTCCCTCTTGCTGATCTAAGTTCAACTCTCATCACATACAAGGCTTGGGAAGCAGAACAGGGAGCGCATCTTGATGTAGACTCCAGTAACTTGGATGGGCTTTCGCCACATGTTGCCTCCTCATATCAAAAGGCCCTCGACATGATGAATGCTAGGACTCATCTTGAGAATCAAATATCTCATAAAGTTGCACCTGAATCAGAAAGGCTTCAACACTATATG GCTTACTTAAAATTTGAGCAGTCGTTGGGGGATCCTGCGAGGATACAGATCTTATATGAGCGTGCTGTAGCTGAGTTTCCTATATCTAGTGAACTCTGGCTTGATTATACTCACTACATGGATAAAACCTTGAAG ACCTCCAGTCTTGTTCGGGACATTTACAAAAGGGCGGCGAGGAACTGTCCCTGGGTTGGAGAAATGTGGGTGCGATACTTGCTGTGTCTTGAACGCGGTCGTGCTTCTGAGGACGAACTATCTGCA TATCTTGATGTATTTCTCACGAGAGTTGATGGGTTAAGGCGGAGGTTGTCTTCATTGGCGTCTGGAGCTGACAGCAGAGATTATATAATTATACGGGAAACTTTTCAG CGTGCATCAGATTATTTGTCTCCACATCTGAAGAATACAGAGAGTTTTTTGCGGATGTATAGATATTGGGCCCGCTTAGAATCAACTCTGGGGAAAGATCTAGTTGCAGCTCGTGGTGTCTGGGAGAGCCTGCTTAAAATCAG TGGATCTGTGCTAGAGATGTGGCTAGGGTACATAACCATGGAAACTGAGATGGGTAATATTAATGAAGCCCGATCCCTCTTTAAGAGATGCTACAGTAAACGGTTCCCTGGGACTGGCTCGGAG GACATATGCAATTCGTGGATTCGTTTCGAGAGAGAGTATGGTGCACTTGACGACTTTGATCTTGCCGTTAAAAAG GTCACTCCTCGCCTTGAAGAGCTGCAGTTATTCAAGCTACAAGAAGCTAAGAACGTCAGTGTGTCAGCAGATGATAGAGACAATTCTTCGAGGAAAAATGTGCGTGAAAAGAGGAAGCCAGCATCAAATTTAAGTGAAGAACAATCTCCTGCTAAACGTCAGAAAGATAAAGCTAAGAATGTCAAAATCATTTCTGAAGATAGTAAAGACCAAGCAAAAGGCACAGGCAAGGTAAAAAATACAAAACCAGATGTGGCTGCGAGCAAACCAGCGAGTGGAATCAAAAATGAAAACAAAGTTGTCTCTTCTGGCAAACCTCAGCAGTACAATGACCAGTGTACTGCATTTGTATCTAACCTTAACCTCAAG GCAAACTATGATGACTTACGTAGATTCTTCAGCGATGTTGGAGGAGTGGTTGCTATACGAATATTAAATGACAAGTTCACTGGAAAGTCAAGG GGATTGGCTTATGTGGATTTCTCGGATGACGAACACCTGGCGGCAGCTGTGGCAAAAAACAAGCAGACATTGCTTGGGAAGAGAGTGAGCATTGCTAAGTCAGATCCCAAGGGCAGAAAGAAAGGAAGTGCTGCTCAGGGTGCGTCTTCAAGACAAA GTGATGGTGCTAATCAAACTACTGAGAATTCGGAAGCAGGTGCCAAGGATTCTGCTGAAGGTTCTGAGGGAAAGGGCCTTCAACCTCCTAGCTATCGGCGGGCATCTAATATCCAGCTCAAAGGTAAGAATACATTCGCAATGCCTAGAGCTGTCAGGCCGCTTGGTGGGGTTGACAAAGATAAAACCAAAACAAAAGAAACTGATGCTGTTGAAGACGAAAATCCTAAATCCAATGATGAATTTCGGAAAATGTTCATCAAATCTTGA
- the LOC132598590 gene encoding uncharacterized protein LOC132598590 isoform X1, producing the protein MAESETLDSSAHPPQDNPTVNEDQDMVDAHKSTDLSDSGSDSESDSEDEAQQNAQIQALETDLLNNPSNYDSHVQYIKALRKQGDIEKLRQAREAMSAIFPLSSEMWQEWIKDETSLCSGPDALPAIEKLFERGVSDYLSVALWCDYLSFVQEHDQSVSTLSAAGISKARNLFERALVAAGLHVAEGSKIWELYREFEQAIFLTIDETDADSREKQVQRIRNLFHRQLSVPLADLSSTLITYKAWEAEQGAHLDVDSSNLDGLSPHVASSYQKALDMMNARTHLENQISHKVAPESERLQHYMAYLKFEQSLGDPARIQILYERAVAEFPISSELWLDYTHYMDKTLKTSSLVRDIYKRAARNCPWVGEMWVRYLLCLERGRASEDELSAVFEKSLQCTFSSFEEYLDVFLTRVDGLRRRLSSLASGADSRDYIIIRETFQRASDYLSPHLKNTESFLRMYRYWARLESTLGKDLVAARGVWESLLKISGSVLEMWLGYITMETEMGNINEARSLFKRCYSKRFPGTGSEDICNSWIRFEREYGALDDFDLAVKKVTPRLEELQLFKLQEAKNVSVSADDRDNSSRKNVREKRKPASNLSEEQSPAKRQKDKAKNVKIISEDSKDQAKGTGKVKNTKPDVAASKPASGIKNENKVVSSGKPQQYNDQCTAFVSNLNLKANYDDLRRFFSDVGGVVAIRILNDKFTGKSRGLAYVDFSDDEHLAAAVAKNKQTLLGKRVSIAKSDPKGRKKGSAAQGASSRQSDGANQTTENSEAGAKDSAEGSEGKGLQPPSYRRASNIQLKGKNTFAMPRAVRPLGGVDKDKTKTKETDAVEDENPKSNDEFRKMFIKS; encoded by the exons ATGGCGGAAAGTGAAACCCTAGATTCCTCTGCACATCCACCTCAAGACAATCCTACCGTAAACGAGGACCAAGACATGGTTGACGCCCATAAATCCACTGACCTTTCGGATTCGGGTTCCGACTCCGAATCCGATTCAGAAGACGAGGCACAGCAGAATGCACAAATTCAAGCCCTAGAAACTGACCTCTTAAATAACCCTTCCAATTACGACTCTCATGTTCAA TACATAAAAGCTTTAAGGAAACAAGGAGATATCGAGAAGCTTAGACAAGCAAGGGAAGCCATGAGTGCTATTTTTCCTTTGAGTTCAGAGATGTGGCAGGAGTGGATAAAAGACGAGACCTCTCTTTGTTCAGG ACCTGATGCCCTCCCTGCAATTGAGAAGCTATTTGAACGTGGGGTGTCTGACTATCTG TCTGTTGCTTTGTGGTGCGACTACTTAAGTTTTGTTCAAGAGCATGACCAATCAGTCAGTACACTTTCTGCAGCTGGAATTTCGaaggcaagaaatctctttgAGCGTGCCCTTGTTGCTGCTGGTCTGCATGTTGCTGAAGGCAGCAAGATATGGGAATTATATAGGGAATTTGAACAAGCTATTTTCCTCACTATTGATGAAACTGATGCAGAC TCAAGAGAGAAGCAGGTCCAGCGAATTAGGAATTTATTCCATCGCCAGTTGTCTGTCCCTCTTGCTGATCTAAGTTCAACTCTCATCACATACAAGGCTTGGGAAGCAGAACAGGGAGCGCATCTTGATGTAGACTCCAGTAACTTGGATGGGCTTTCGCCACATGTTGCCTCCTCATATCAAAAGGCCCTCGACATGATGAATGCTAGGACTCATCTTGAGAATCAAATATCTCATAAAGTTGCACCTGAATCAGAAAGGCTTCAACACTATATG GCTTACTTAAAATTTGAGCAGTCGTTGGGGGATCCTGCGAGGATACAGATCTTATATGAGCGTGCTGTAGCTGAGTTTCCTATATCTAGTGAACTCTGGCTTGATTATACTCACTACATGGATAAAACCTTGAAG ACCTCCAGTCTTGTTCGGGACATTTACAAAAGGGCGGCGAGGAACTGTCCCTGGGTTGGAGAAATGTGGGTGCGATACTTGCTGTGTCTTGAACGCGGTCGTGCTTCTGAGGACGAACTATCTGCA GTTTTCGAGAAGTCCTTACAGTGCACTTTCTCAAGCTTTGAAGAG TATCTTGATGTATTTCTCACGAGAGTTGATGGGTTAAGGCGGAGGTTGTCTTCATTGGCGTCTGGAGCTGACAGCAGAGATTATATAATTATACGGGAAACTTTTCAG CGTGCATCAGATTATTTGTCTCCACATCTGAAGAATACAGAGAGTTTTTTGCGGATGTATAGATATTGGGCCCGCTTAGAATCAACTCTGGGGAAAGATCTAGTTGCAGCTCGTGGTGTCTGGGAGAGCCTGCTTAAAATCAG TGGATCTGTGCTAGAGATGTGGCTAGGGTACATAACCATGGAAACTGAGATGGGTAATATTAATGAAGCCCGATCCCTCTTTAAGAGATGCTACAGTAAACGGTTCCCTGGGACTGGCTCGGAG GACATATGCAATTCGTGGATTCGTTTCGAGAGAGAGTATGGTGCACTTGACGACTTTGATCTTGCCGTTAAAAAG GTCACTCCTCGCCTTGAAGAGCTGCAGTTATTCAAGCTACAAGAAGCTAAGAACGTCAGTGTGTCAGCAGATGATAGAGACAATTCTTCGAGGAAAAATGTGCGTGAAAAGAGGAAGCCAGCATCAAATTTAAGTGAAGAACAATCTCCTGCTAAACGTCAGAAAGATAAAGCTAAGAATGTCAAAATCATTTCTGAAGATAGTAAAGACCAAGCAAAAGGCACAGGCAAGGTAAAAAATACAAAACCAGATGTGGCTGCGAGCAAACCAGCGAGTGGAATCAAAAATGAAAACAAAGTTGTCTCTTCTGGCAAACCTCAGCAGTACAATGACCAGTGTACTGCATTTGTATCTAACCTTAACCTCAAG GCAAACTATGATGACTTACGTAGATTCTTCAGCGATGTTGGAGGAGTGGTTGCTATACGAATATTAAATGACAAGTTCACTGGAAAGTCAAGG GGATTGGCTTATGTGGATTTCTCGGATGACGAACACCTGGCGGCAGCTGTGGCAAAAAACAAGCAGACATTGCTTGGGAAGAGAGTGAGCATTGCTAAGTCAGATCCCAAGGGCAGAAAGAAAGGAAGTGCTGCTCAGGGTGCGTCTTCAAGACAAA GTGATGGTGCTAATCAAACTACTGAGAATTCGGAAGCAGGTGCCAAGGATTCTGCTGAAGGTTCTGAGGGAAAGGGCCTTCAACCTCCTAGCTATCGGCGGGCATCTAATATCCAGCTCAAAGGTAAGAATACATTCGCAATGCCTAGAGCTGTCAGGCCGCTTGGTGGGGTTGACAAAGATAAAACCAAAACAAAAGAAACTGATGCTGTTGAAGACGAAAATCCTAAATCCAATGATGAATTTCGGAAAATGTTCATCAAATCTTGA